The following are from one region of the Blastocatellia bacterium genome:
- the rplB gene encoding 50S ribosomal protein L2, with amino-acid sequence MGIKKLTPTSPARRYQTYLTRDEITTDKPYEPLLAPKKRISGRNSDGHITVRRRGGGSKRQYRIIDFKRDKAGVPAKVATIEYDPNRSANIALLSYADGEKRYIIAPLGLKVGQTVLSGPEADIIIGNALPLRFIPLGTTIHNVELRPGKGAQMVRAAGGAAQLVAKEGDWAQLRLPSGEIRRVNIECYATVGQIGNIEHSNVSLGKAGRTRWLGRRPKVRGVAMNPVDHPHGGGEGKTSGGRNPVSPWGQPTRGYKTRNNKRTDKFIVRRAKK; translated from the coding sequence ATGGGAATTAAAAAGCTAACACCGACATCACCGGCGCGGCGCTACCAGACCTATCTGACGCGCGACGAGATTACCACGGACAAGCCGTACGAGCCGTTGCTCGCGCCGAAGAAGCGCATCTCGGGGCGCAACAGCGACGGCCACATCACCGTGCGGCGGCGCGGCGGCGGCAGCAAGCGCCAGTATCGCATCATCGATTTCAAGCGCGACAAGGCCGGCGTCCCGGCCAAGGTGGCGACAATCGAATACGATCCGAACCGCTCGGCCAACATCGCGCTCTTGAGCTACGCCGACGGCGAGAAGCGTTACATCATCGCGCCGCTCGGCTTGAAGGTCGGGCAGACGGTCTTAAGCGGTCCCGAGGCCGACATCATCATCGGCAACGCCCTGCCGCTGCGCTTCATCCCGCTCGGCACGACGATTCACAACGTCGAGCTGCGACCGGGAAAAGGCGCGCAGATGGTGCGCGCTGCCGGCGGCGCGGCGCAACTGGTCGCTAAAGAAGGCGACTGGGCGCAGCTTCGACTGCCGAGCGGCGAGATTCGCCGCGTCAACATCGAGTGCTATGCGACGGTCGGCCAGATCGGCAACATCGAGCATAGCAACGTCAGCCTCGGCAAAGCGGGCCGCACGCGCTGGCTCGGCCGCCGGCCGAAAGTGCGCGGCGTGGCGATGAACCCTGTGGATCACCCGCACGGCGGCGGCGAAGGTAAGACCTCCGGCGGTCGCAACCCGGTGTCGCCCTGGGGCCAGCCGACGCGCGGCTACAAGACTCGCAATAACAAGCGCACGGATAAATTCATCGTGCGCCGGGCCAAGAAATAA
- the rplW gene encoding 50S ribosomal protein L23, with translation MKTIWDIIKGPVITEKALTMKDEPEAMGRNGNDRQLLTLKVNVHASKLEIKRAVEQIFKVQVDQVRVVNYRGKQKRLPMRREVGRRADWKKAYVTLKSGEKPIMYEDAI, from the coding sequence ATGAAAACGATTTGGGACATCATCAAAGGGCCGGTCATTACCGAGAAGGCGCTGACGATGAAAGACGAGCCGGAGGCGATGGGCCGCAACGGCAACGACCGCCAGTTGCTGACCCTCAAGGTCAATGTCCATGCCTCGAAGCTTGAGATCAAGCGCGCCGTCGAGCAGATCTTCAAGGTGCAGGTCGATCAGGTGCGCGTCGTCAATTATCGCGGCAAGCAGAAGCGCCTGCCGATGCGCCGCGAAGTGGGCCGCCGTGCCGACTGGAAAAAGGCTTACGTGACGCTCAAGAGCGGCGAGAAGCCGATCATGTACGAAGACGCAATTTGA
- the rplV gene encoding 50S ribosomal protein L22, with protein sequence MKARAVAKYIKGSPQKARLVIDLIRGRNVNEALAILKGTNKRAVTPIEITLRSAIANAEQKAEQLNVAIDVDRLLVSKAMVDLGPTKYRRRVRPAPMGRAYRERRWQSHITIEVETEKEEE encoded by the coding sequence ATGAAGGCACGCGCAGTCGCCAAGTACATCAAAGGCTCGCCGCAGAAAGCGCGGCTGGTCATTGACCTGATCCGCGGGCGCAACGTCAACGAAGCGCTGGCGATCCTGAAAGGCACCAACAAGCGCGCCGTGACGCCGATTGAAATCACGCTGCGCTCGGCCATCGCCAACGCCGAACAGAAGGCCGAACAGTTGAACGTCGCCATTGACGTTGACCGCCTGCTGGTCTCGAAGGCGATGGTTGACCTGGGACCGACGAAGTATCGCCGCCGCGTCAGGCCGGCGCCGATGGGCCGCGCTTATCGCGAGCGCCGCTGGCAGAGCCACATCACTATCGAAGTCGAAACCGAGAAGGAAGAAGAGTAA
- the rpsS gene encoding 30S ribosomal protein S19, whose protein sequence is MARSIKKGPFIDEPLLKVITRMNQANEKRVHKTWSRRSTIIPEMVGHTLAVHNGKKFIPVYVQENMVGHKLGEFSPTRHFKGHPEKSDKTVKKGGK, encoded by the coding sequence ATGGCAAGATCAATTAAAAAAGGGCCGTTCATTGACGAGCCGCTGCTGAAAGTCATCACGCGAATGAATCAGGCGAACGAGAAGCGCGTCCATAAGACATGGTCGCGCCGCTCGACGATCATTCCCGAAATGGTCGGCCACACGCTGGCGGTTCACAACGGCAAGAAATTCATCCCGGTCTACGTTCAAGAGAACATGGTCGGTCACAAGCTCGGCGAGTTTTCGCCGACCCGCCATTTCAAAGGCCACCCCGAGAAGAGCGACAAGACGGTCAAGAAGGGAGGCAAGTAA